The region GGGTATTATCGCCCACGTAGCGGGGACGACGTCAGCCATTGAGCGCTCCGAAGGGTTCAGCGAGCGGATGAAAGAGAAGTACCCGAATATTCAGGTTCTGCCAGTGCAATACAGCGATGGCGACCCGCAAAAAGCGATGGATAAAACCATTGATATGGTTCAGGCCAACCCGGATATCGCCGGTATTTATGCCACCAATGAAGGCTCAACCCTGGGCGTTGCGAACGCTATCGACAGCCAGAATCTGAAGGGCAAAGTGAAAGTCATCGGTTTTGACAGCACTGAAGCCATCATTAACTTCCTCAAAAACGGCGTGATTCAGGGCTTCGTGGTGCAGGATGCGTACCAGATTGGTTATCAGGGCATAAAAGCGCTGAACGCGGTAATTTCCGGACAAACGGTAGCGAAAGAAATTGATATTCCAGTGAAATATGTCAATGCGCAGAATATCAACACCCCTGAAATTGATAAACTGTTACATCCATTTGGTAAAAAATAAGGATGTTCATGATGCGTGACGGCTATTTTCTCGGGGTCGATGTGGGTTCAGCCAGCGTGCGTGCAGGGCTTTACTCTGCGCAAGGCGCGCGGTTGAGCTTCGCGACTCGTCCGATTTCGCAGTTTCACGCCAGCAACGCGCGGGTGGAACAATCCTCTGCGGAGATCTGGCAGCAGGTTTGCGCGGTGGTGCGGGAAGCCGTCGCCTCCTCTGGGATCTCACCCGACGCCATTCGTTCGATTGGCTTCGACGCTACGTGCTCACTGGTCGCGCTGGATGCGGACGGTAACGGCCTGAGTGTCTCCCCGGACAGCCCGGCCTCGCAGGACATCATTATGTGGATGGATCATCGTGCTCGCGAAGAGACCGTTCGCATCAATGCCACACGCGACCCGGCCCTGTGCTACGTGGGCGGCGAGGTGAGTATTGAGATGGAACTGCCCAAACTGCTGTGGTTGCAGCGGCACCATCCTGACACCTGGGATCGGGCCTGGCGTTTTTTCGACCTGGCCGATTTTCTGGTCTGGAAAGCGACGGGCCAGGACGCCGCCAGCCTGTGCACCCTCACCTGTAAATGGAACTACCTTGCGCATGAGGCGCGGTTCAGCGAGTCGCTGCTCAGGGATGTGGGGCTGGAAACCTTACTGACAAAAATTCCCGATACTATTCTGGACGTTGCTGAATGCGTCGGGAAACTCAGCCCGCAGGCAGCGCAAGCGCTGGGTTTGCACGAAGAAGTGGTGGTGGCAAGCGGCATGATCGATGCCCACGCGGGTGGCGTAGCGCTGACTGGATCCCATCCGGAAGGCACGCTGGCGCTCATCAGCGGGACCTCGAACTGCCACATGCTCGCAAGTCAGACGGAGATCCACACGCCCGGCGTCTGGGGGCCTTACTGGAGCGCCATGCTGCCGGGCTACTGGCTGACGGAGGGCGGGCAAAGTGCCGCCGGGGCGCTGGTGGACTGGACGTTGCGCGAGCACGGCGCCAGTGCAGACCTGTTTGCCAAAGCAGAAGCGGCACAACGTCATCCGGTGGCGCTGCTCAACGACTGGGTAGCCGCACTAGAGCAGGAAGAGAAGTATCCCACCCGCAACCTGCACATTCTGGCCGATCACCACGGCAACCGTTCGCCGCGTTCGCGTCCGGATGCGCGGGGCAGCGTGGTCGGCCTGACATTAGAAACCGGTGAACGCGCGCTGGCGAGGCTCTATCTGGCCACGCTACAGGCCATCGCCTATGGCACGCGACACATTATGGATACCCTGAAACACCACGGGCACAGCTTGTCGCGCATTGTCATTTGTGGCGGAGCCACCCATAACCGGCTCTGGCTGCGGGAGTATGCCGATGCCACGGGCTGCGATATCCATCTTTTAGCCGAAGAAGATGCCGTCACCCTCGGCGCGGCCATTTGTGGCGCTGTGGCGAGCGGTGCATGGGCAACGCTGACCGACGCTACCCGTGAAATGGTTAAAGCTGGCGACATCATCACCCGTCGTCCGGAAACCGCAGCCTTCCACCGGCAAAAATATGAGGCGTACCTGATGCTGTGGACCCAGCAGCAGTCGCTTAATATCCTGATGCAGCAGGAAATGTAATGGCAGGATGCATATGCTTTATCAGCAGTTTTTTACGTACGTTAAGGATTGAGGCGTAGCAATGGCCAAAACAGTTGAACAGATAGCGAAGGATCTGAATTTATCCGTCACCACCGTGCGGCTGGTACTGGGCGGAAAAGCCGAACAGTACCGAATCAGTGTGAAAACACAGTCCCGAATTAATGAACACGTTGAGCGCTTCGGCTATACCCTCAACCATTCGGCACGCAGTCTTAAGCTAAACAAAACCGAGACGCTGGGGCTTATCGTGCCCAACATCTCGAACGTGTTCTTTGCAACCCTCGCCGAGAAACTCGAACTGCGCTGCCGCCGTTCGGGCTACCAGCTGATGATCAGCTGTACTTACAACGATGTGGATTACGAAAATAAGCTGGTGAAAGCCCTGATGGCGCGCAACGTGGACGGCTTGTTTATCGTTCCCTCGACGCTGGAAAACCAGCAGCATCATTTGCGGCAGATCCAAAAACCCCTGGTGCTCCTCGACCGGGATTTTGGCTTTACTGACAACGCGCTGGTTGAGAGTCATAACGAGGCCGGGGGGGATGAACTGGCCCGGAACATGCTGGCAGAGAGTAAAACGCCGCTCTGGTTCCTGGTGGGCGATACCGCCCTGCCCAGCATTACGGACCGTCTGAACGGCTATTTGCAGGCCCTGAAAGCCGCCGGTATTCACCACCGCGAATGGGTCATCGAAGGGCCAGACAATACGCCGGAAGGGGGGTATGCCCTGATGGATTCGCTTATCGACAGCCAGGGTGTGCCGCAGGCGTTTATCGCCTCATCATTACCGGTACTGGAAGGAGCAATCGAAGCCCTGCGCACGCGTACCGGCACCGTGCCCCCACACATAAATATCGGCACCTTCGATGAGCACCCCATGCTGGGGTTCCTGCCTAACAGCGTCTGGTCCATGCAGCAGGATGAAGATACCTGGGCGGAAAAAGCGTTTGAACTGATGCAGCGAGCCATCGACGGCGAAGCGGTCAACGAGACGGCGAAAGTCGATATGAAGCTGGTCAAACGTTCCCGCCAGTAAAAATAAAACTGTACCCGGAGAATAAAAATGGAACGAGCCCGATTAGCCAGAGACATTATCGACACCTGCCTTGAGATGACCCGGATGGGGTTAAATCAGGGCACCGCAGGCAATATCAGCGTTCGCTATCGCGACGGCATGCTGATTACGCCCACCGGTATTCCCTATGAGCATCTGACCGAAGAGAGTATCGTCTATGTCGATGCCGAGGGACGGCACGAAGAAGATAAACTGCCGTCCAGCGAATGGCGTTTTCATCAGGTTGTGTATCAGACCCGCCCGGACGCTCACGCCGTCGTCCATAACCATGCGGTTAACTGCACCGCCGTCTCGATACTCAACCGCCCTATTCCTGCCATTCACTATATGATTGCCGCCGCCGGGGGGAACTCCATTCCCTGCGCGCCTTACGCGACCTTCGGGACACGCGCGCTGTCAGAGCATGTCGCGGTCGCGTTACGCGATCGTAAAGCGACGCTGTTGCAGCACCACGGGCTGATTACCTGCGAAGAAAATCTCGAAAAGGCGCTATGGCTGGCGCAGGAGGTCGAGGTGCTGGCAAAACTCTACCTGGCCACGCTGGCGATTGTGGATCCCGTTCCGGTACTCAGCGATGAAGAAATTGCCATTGTTCTTGAGAAATTCAAAAGCTACGGGTTGCGCATTGAGGCGTAATTTTTTTTCCGGGGGTGCTTTTATTACACCCTCGTAATATCTCTTAAACAAACACCTATTTACCGCACTTATCACCCCGCCTAAACTATGGCCTGCTTTTTGGTAGAGGTGGTAATGAACGATTATAAAATGACGCCAGGCGAGCTACGCGCGACCTGGGGTTTAGGGACTGTGTTTTCGCTACGGATGCTTGGCATGTTTATGGTCCTGCCTGTTCTGACCACGTACGGCATGGCGCTACAGGGGGCCAGCGAAGCGCTGATTGGCCTTGCGATTGGCATTTACGGTCTGGCGCAGGCCATTTTTCAGATCCCGTTTGGGCTGCTTTCCGATCGCGTTGGGCGTAAACCGCTGATTGTCGGCGGGCTGGCGGTGTTTATCATCGGTAGCGTCATTGCTGCGCTTTCAGATTCTATCTGGGGCATTATTCTTGGTCGCGCGCTTCAGGGATCAGGGGCGATTGCCGCCGCCGTGATGGCGCTCCTCTCAGATTTAACCCGCGAGCAAAATCGAACGAAAGCGATGGCCTTTATTGGCGTCAGTTTTGGCATCACCTTCGCCATTGCCATGGTATTAGGACCGATTATTACTCATGCCCTTGGCCTCAACGCCTTGTTCTGGATGATTGCCGTTCTCGCCGCCACAGGCATTGTCATTACCCTCTGGGTGGTGCCAGACAGCAAGAATCATGTTCTGAACCGTGAGTCGGGCATGGTCAAAGGTAGCTTCAGTAAAGTACTGGCTGAGCCCAGACTGCTGAAACTCAACGTTGGCATTATGTGTCTGCACATTTTGTTGATGTCTACCTTTGTCGCGCTGCCCGGCCAGCTTGCCGCTGCGGGCCTGTCCGCCGCCGAACACTGGAAAGTGTATCTGGTAACGATGCTGATTTCGTTTGCTTCCGTAGTGCCGTTTATTATCTATGCCGAAGTTAAGCGTCAGATGAAACGGGTATTCCTGGGCTGCGTGACCCTGATTGTGATTGCAGAAATTATTCTCTGGGGTGCGGGCTCACACTTCTGGGAATTGATTATCGGCGTTCAGCTCTTTTTTCTGGCGTTTAATCTGATGGAAGCCCTCCTCCCCTCGCTTATCAGCAAAGAGTCACCGGCAGGATATAAAGGCACGGCGATGGGCGTTTATTCCACCAGCCAGTTTCTGGGCGTCGCGATTGGCGGCTCGCTGGGTGGCTGGGTTGACGGGATGTTTGACGGCCAGACCGTGTTTCTGGTTGGCGCGCTGCTGGCAATGGTATGGCTGGCCGTGGCAAGCACGATGAAAGAGCCGCCTTATGTCAGCAGCCTGCGCGTGGAAATTCCGGAAGGCGTGGAGATAAACGCCTTGCTGCAACAGCGTCTGGAAGCAAAAGAAGGGGTTAGCGAGGTCTTTATTGTCCCTGAAGAGCGTAGCGTCTACGTCAAAATTGACAGTAAAGTGACCAATCGCTACGAAGTCGAACAAGCCCTGGTTTAAGCGACTGTTCAATCATGTCAGGCACATTTCGCATGTGCCTGACCGCACCGAGGAATCATTCATATAATCTATATAAAAATACGTTACCCCACACTCCAGGAAATATAATCTTCCATTTTGTTTCAGGATAACCGTAAAACGTTACCATTTTTCACTGTTTTTAGCTTAACTCCCGCGCACAGCAGTTAAAGTAATAATAAAATTCACTCAACAATTCATTTCATAAAATGTATTCACACCACCTTAAAACAGTCGTTAAATTTCCTACATTGTATAACGTCAAATTCTAAATACACTTTTGTCTGGGCATGAAACTCAGAGGCTATGTTTATGGAAGGGACATGCTGTCAATAATATAGGTAACTGTTCTTACTTTATTTTTATTAACATGTTATGGATTAACAAATGAAAAAGATTCTTCTCGCTTCAACCCTCGCGCTGTGTGTCACTTCAGCGTTTGCCGCCGATCCTTCGGCTGTACTGAAAGTTAAAGGCACCCTTACCAACGCGGCGTGTACTCCGGAACTGAGTAACGGCGGTGTTGTTGATTATGGCATGATCCGTCTTGGCGAACTCTCTGCGACCGCGACAAACCAGCTTGGTCAGAAAAACATCGATCTGACAATTAGCTGCGCCAGCAATACAAAAGTGGGTTTTCAGGTTGATGATGACCGCAACAGTTCCGACGCGTATCTGACCGTTGAAAATGCATACTTTAATGGTTCTTCAGCATCACTTGGCTTTGATACCTATGGTGTTGGTGTGACTGACGGAGGTGTGAAAATCGGAAGCTGGGCGGTAAGCGCCAGGACCGACAGTATTCTTGCTGATGGTAAATCCGTAGACTTTATTTCAAGCCCGGACTGGAGCGATAGCGGCGCACCAAACTGGACCTCCAACGCCACAAAGGGCCAACTGTCTCCGACCCGAGCGGTCTACAGTGTAGCCGCTACAGGTACGCTGGAGCCCGTTGCATTTAAATCTGTGACTTTCCCACTTCAGGTTTCTCTGGCCATTCAGAATACCGCCACGCTTGCCATTACCGACGATACCGCAATTGACGGTCAGGCAACGATTACGCTGAAATATCTGTAATTCCTGTTTAGCGGGTTCCAGATTCATAAAAAAAGAGCCGTTCATTATGACGGCTCTTTTACTCTTTTCTCTGAAATTAATCGCGGAAGTTTTTAAACTGGAACGGCTGACCTAAATCGCCGCCGCGTACCAGCGCCATAACGGACTGGAGATCGTCGCGAGATTTCCCGGTCACACGAATTTCTTCGCCCTGGATCTGCGCCTGGACCTTCAGCTTACTGTCTTTGATGAGCTTAACGATCTTCTTCTGCACCGCGCTCTCAATACCCTGCTTCAGCTTTGCTTCTACAAACCAGTTCTTACCGCTGTGCACAAATTCGTCTGGTACATCGAGAGACGTTCCTTCGATGCCGCGCTTTAACAGCTTGGCGCGCAGAATGTCGAGCAGCTGATTTACCTGGAAATCAGACTCGCTCAGCACCTTAATGGTCTTATTTGCGTCGTTCAGCTCAAACGACGCCTCAACGCCACGAAAATCAAAACGTGACTCAACTTCGCGGGTTGCGTTCTCAACGCCGTTGCGAACTTCCTGGATATCAACTTCGGAAACAATATCGAAAGATGGCATCTTTTCTTCTCCCTTCACTTTTGTTGCGTTGCATAATACCCGCTACGAGGCATAACTCAACAGAAGCTTAGCTGTATAATTAAGCTGTAACACCTGGCGCAGTTGCAGGTGAGGAGGAACAATGAAAATTACAGTGCTCGGATGCGGAGCGCTTGGCCAGCTGTGGCTGACCGCGCTGTGCAAGCACGGACATGAGGTTCAGGGCTGGCTGCGCGTGCCCCAGCCCTATTGCAGTGTCAACCTGATTGGTGAAGACGGAAGCATTTTTAATGAATCCCTCACCGCGAACGATCCGGATTTCCTCGCGCAAAGCGACCTGCTGCTGGTGACGCTCAAAGCGTGGCAGGTTTCTGACGCGGTAAAAGCGCTGGCCGCGCAGCTCCCCCCCACTTCCCCCATTCTGCTGCTGCATAACGGCATGGGCACACTTGATGAGCTGAAAAGCGTTCCACAGCCCCTGCTGATGGCGACCACCACGCACGCTGCACGTCGCGACGGCAATATCATCGTGCATGTCGCCAGCGGCGTGACGCATATCGGTCCGGCCCGCGAGCAGGATGGCGATTACAGCTATCTGGCCGATATCCTGCAAAAGGTATTGCCGGACGTCGCCTGGCACAACAACATCCGCCCTCAGCTGTGGCGCAAGCTGGCGGTAAACTGTGTGATCAACCCGCTGACGGCACTGTGGGACTGCCCGAACGGCGAGCTAAAAAACCATCCGCAGGAGATAGCGACGCTGTGCGAAGAAGTCGCTTCGGTGGTGGAACGCGAAGGCTTGCACACCTCCGCGGATGATTTACGCTATTATGTCGAGCAGGTGATTGATAGCACTAAAGAAAATATCTCTTCGATGCTACAGGACGTACGTGCGTTACGTCACACCGAAATCGACTATATCACCGGCTATCTGTTAAAGCGCGCCCGTGCGCACGGTATCGCGGTACCTGAAAACGCCCGCCTGTACGATCAGGTTAAACGTAAGGAGAATGAGTATGAGCGCGTCAGCACTGGTATGCCTCGCCCCTGGTAGCGAAGAGATGGAAGCTGTCACCACTATTGATTTACTGGTGCGGGGCGGTATCACGGTGACCACCGCCAGCGTTGCCAGCGACGGCAATCTTGCGGTCACCTGTTCACGCGGGGTGAAAATCCTGGCGGATGCCCCGCTTGTGCAGGTAGCGGACGGTGATTACGACATTATCGTGCTGCCCGGCGGCTTAAAAGGCGCGGAGTGTTTCCGCGACAGCCCGCTATTGGTCGAAACCGTGCGACAGTTTCATCTTTCCGGGCGTATCGTCGCCACCCTCTGCGCCGCCGCCGGAACGGTGCTGGTTCCGCACGACATATTCCCCATCGGCAATATGACCGGCTTCCCTGCGCTAAAGGAGACGATCCCGGAAGACCAGTGGGTGGACAAACGCGTTGTCTGGGATCCGCGCGTTAACCTGCTCACCAGTCAGGGGCCAGGCACCGCGATTGATTTTGGCCTGAAGATTATCGACCTGCTGGTCGGGCGCGAGAAAGCGTACGAAGTGGCGTCATCGCTGGTGATGGCAGCGGGGATTTATAACTACTATGAAGAGTAGTGCATAAAAAAAGCCGGGTGGCGGCTACGCCTTACCCGGCCTACATGTGCTCATCTTTTCTCCCTCTCCCTGTGGGAGAGGGCCGGGGTGAGGGCATCAGGCCGCACTCCCCGACAATAAACTACGGACGATATACCTTCACGTTCGCGAAGCCCTGCTCACGCAGATACAGCGCCTGCAAACGGCTCATGACCCCGCGTTCGCACCACAGCAGATACGTTTTGCTCTGGTCGAGATCGCCAAACTGGGTGCTCAGCTTGTAGAACGGCAGTGATACCACCTCCACGCCTTCCACCTGCAACGGCTTGTCATCCTGCTCATCAACAGAACGGATATCCAGAATCGTATCGTTAGCACCAAAGCCGCTGACGGTTTCAACTTCTACCACTTCCTGCTCGGTCTGCTGGGCAATCTCGCGGATATCGATGTTGGACGCTTCCGCCACCACTTTTTCCAGGATGCTGAAATCGAAGTTCTCTTCTTCCGCTTCGATCTTCGCCTTCACCGCTTTGATGGTTGGACTTTTTGAGATCACGCCGCAATATTCCGGCATGGTACGGGCAAAATCTTCAGTACCGATTTTGCGCGCCAGATCGATAATGTGCTCTTTATCGTGCGAGATCAGCGGACGCAGGATCAGCGTATCAGACACGTTGTCGATAAGACGCAGGTTGGTCAGCGTCTGGCTGGAGACCTGCCCCAGCGCTTCACCGGTGACCAGCGCCTGCACGCCGTAGCGCTCAGCCACTTTGGACGCCGCGCGCACCATCATGCGCTTCAGCACCACGCCCATCTGCCCGTCGTCCACTTTTTCGAGGATTTCACCGACGACCGGCTCAAAGTTGATCGCCACAAAACGTACGCGGTGAGAGCTGCCGAAGCGGTTCCACAGGTAATGCGCCACCTGACGTACGCCGATTTCATGCGCCGCACCGCCCAGGTTAAAGAAGCAGTAATGCACGCGGCAGCCGCGACGCATCAGCATATAGCTGGAGACGCCGGAGTCGAACCCGCCAGAGATCAGCGACAGCACATCTTCCTGAGTGCCGATAGGGAAACCGCCAATACCTTCGTAGCGGCCCTTTACCAGCAGCAGACGATCGTTCTCGATCTCAAGGTTAACGGTGACGTCCGGGTTAGTCAGTCGCACGCGCGCCGTCTCGACGTGCTGGTTCAGACCGCCGCCGACGTAGCGTTCAACTTCAATAGAGCTAAACTCATGCTTACCGCGGCGCTTCACGCGCACACAGAACGTTTTCCCTTCGATCTGGTCGCGGTACTGTACCAGCGCCTTTTCGAAGATATCGTGCATATCGGTGAAGGGAACGTCTTCCACTTCCAGAATATGGTGAATACCCGGGATACGGGTCAGCGCGTCGCGAATATCAAGACGTTTGTTTTCGTCTTTCGCGCGGACTTCTACGTGGTCCCAGTGACGCACCACGGCGAGCGTTTCGTCGTAGTGTTTTAATACGTTACGAATGTTCCCGGTGAGAATTTTAATAAAGCGCAAACGCACGGATTGGCTTTTGATGGTGATTTCAGGGAACAATTTAATGATAAACTTCATGGCGGCAATGTTTCTTAGGCAAGCTTATAAAGGCTTGTAGTGGAAAATGATACAGCAGCCCACACCCGTGGCTGCATCCAGGCGCGCAAGTATACCACCATCGCGCCACTCGCGTTATTTGATAATTGCCCCGAGTCCGTTACCATGTCAGGGCGAAAAATTTAAGAGTCAATTCACTATGCCGAAGAAAAACGACGCACCGGCCAGTTTCGAAACTGCGCTGAGTGAACTGGAGCAGATCGTTACCCGTCTTGAGAGCGGCGATCTCCCGCTGGAAGACGCGCTCAACGAATTTGAACGCGGCGTGCAGCTTGCGCGCCAGGGGCAGGTAAAACTCCAGCAGGCCGAGCAGCGTGTACAGATCCTGCTTTCCGACAGCGAAGACGCTAAAACCACGCCATTCACACCGGACGCCGAGTAAATGGATTTTACCAACGCGCTTCAGGCGCGCGTCGTTCGCGCCAACGACGCGCTGCGCCGTTTCATTGAGCCGCAGCCTTTTCAGAACACTCCACTGGTAGAAGCCATGCACTATGGCGCACTCTTGGGGGGTAAACGCCTGCGTCCGTTCCTGGTGTATGCCACGGGCAACATGTTCGGTATCAGCGATAACACGCTGGACGCCCCGGCAGCCGCCGTGGAGTGTATCCACGCCTATTCGCTGATCCACGATGATTTGCCAGCCATGGACGATGACGATCTGCGTCGCGGTCAGCCAACCTGCCATATCAAATTTGGCGAAGCGAACGCGATTCTGGCGGGGGATGCGCTGCAAACCCTGGCCTTCTCGATTCTGAGCGATGCGCCGATGGTTGAGGTGAGCGATCGCGATCGTCTGGCAATGGTGTCCGAACTGGCAATGGCCAGCGGTGTGGCAGGCATGTGTGGCGGCCAGGCGCTGGATTTAGAGGCTGAAGGTCGTCAGGTGACTCTGGAACAGCTGGAGCGCATCCACCGTCACAAAACGGGTGCGCTGATTCGTGCAGCCGTTCGCCTGGGCGCGTTGAGCGCGGGTGAACGCGGGCGCAACGCCCTGCCGATTCTGGACAGATACGCAGAAAGTATCGGTCTGGCATTCCAGGTTCAGGATGACATTCTGGATGTGGTGGGCGATACTGCAACATTGGGAAAACGTCAGGGTGCGGATCAGCAGCTTGGCAAAAGTACCTACCCCGCCCTGTTGGGCCTTGAGCATGCCCAACGTAAAGCCCGGGATCTGATAGACGATGCCCGCCGGTCGCTGAATGAGCTGGCCGCGCAATCGCTGGATACCTCGGCACTGGAAGCGCTAGCGGACTACATAATCCAGCGTGATAAATAAACTATAAATCTCGATGAGCCTTTGATGAGTTTTGATATTGCCAAATACCCGACACTGGCGTTAGTTGACTCCACTCAGGAGTTACGTCTGTTGCCGAAAGAGAGTCTGCCGAAGCTGTGTGACGAGCTGCGTCGCTACCTGCTCGACAGCGTTAGCCGCTCCAGCGGCCACTTCGCCTCCGGACTTGGCACGGTTGAGCTGACCGTGGCGTTGCATTACGTCTATAACACGCCGTTCGATCAGCTTATCTGGGATGTCGGCCACCAGGCCTATCCGCACAAAATTCTGACCGGACGTCGCGATAAAATTGGCACCATTCGCCAGAAAGGTGGCCTGCACCCGTTCCCGTGGCGCGGCGAGAGTGAATATGACGTGTTGAGCGTCGGTCACTCTTCCACCTCGATTTCAGCAGGTATCGGTATTGCCGTTGCCGCCGAAAAAGAGAACAAACAACGCCGCACCGTCTGCGTGATTGGCGACGGAGCGATCACCGCCGGGATGGCCTTTGAGGCCATGAACCACGCGGGCGATATCAAACCGGACATGCTGGTTATCCTCAACGATAACGAGATGTCGA is a window of Enterobacter hormaechei ATCC 49162 DNA encoding:
- a CDS encoding ABC transporter substrate-binding protein — translated: MKTSHILSALSLVAILSSSALAKDLNLPVVSKGYQHEFWQTVKMGTEAAAKELGDKTSYVGPADETQIAEQIQLVENTMAQKPNGLLLAALDANALAPLVETANSRGIKVVTFDSGVNSDIPASFVATNNRKAGAQAADALAEQVGQKGKVGIIAHVAGTTSAIERSEGFSERMKEKYPNIQVLPVQYSDGDPQKAMDKTIDMVQANPDIAGIYATNEGSTLGVANAIDSQNLKGKVKVIGFDSTEAIINFLKNGVIQGFVVQDAYQIGYQGIKALNAVISGQTVAKEIDIPVKYVNAQNINTPEIDKLLHPFGKK
- a CDS encoding FGGY-family carbohydrate kinase, coding for MRDGYFLGVDVGSASVRAGLYSAQGARLSFATRPISQFHASNARVEQSSAEIWQQVCAVVREAVASSGISPDAIRSIGFDATCSLVALDADGNGLSVSPDSPASQDIIMWMDHRAREETVRINATRDPALCYVGGEVSIEMELPKLLWLQRHHPDTWDRAWRFFDLADFLVWKATGQDAASLCTLTCKWNYLAHEARFSESLLRDVGLETLLTKIPDTILDVAECVGKLSPQAAQALGLHEEVVVASGMIDAHAGGVALTGSHPEGTLALISGTSNCHMLASQTEIHTPGVWGPYWSAMLPGYWLTEGGQSAAGALVDWTLREHGASADLFAKAEAAQRHPVALLNDWVAALEQEEKYPTRNLHILADHHGNRSPRSRPDARGSVVGLTLETGERALARLYLATLQAIAYGTRHIMDTLKHHGHSLSRIVICGGATHNRLWLREYADATGCDIHLLAEEDAVTLGAAICGAVASGAWATLTDATREMVKAGDIITRRPETAAFHRQKYEAYLMLWTQQQSLNILMQQEM
- a CDS encoding LacI family DNA-binding transcriptional regulator translates to MAKTVEQIAKDLNLSVTTVRLVLGGKAEQYRISVKTQSRINEHVERFGYTLNHSARSLKLNKTETLGLIVPNISNVFFATLAEKLELRCRRSGYQLMISCTYNDVDYENKLVKALMARNVDGLFIVPSTLENQQHHLRQIQKPLVLLDRDFGFTDNALVESHNEAGGDELARNMLAESKTPLWFLVGDTALPSITDRLNGYLQALKAAGIHHREWVIEGPDNTPEGGYALMDSLIDSQGVPQAFIASSLPVLEGAIEALRTRTGTVPPHINIGTFDEHPMLGFLPNSVWSMQQDEDTWAEKAFELMQRAIDGEAVNETAKVDMKLVKRSRQ
- the fucA gene encoding L-fuculose-phosphate aldolase, giving the protein MERARLARDIIDTCLEMTRMGLNQGTAGNISVRYRDGMLITPTGIPYEHLTEESIVYVDAEGRHEEDKLPSSEWRFHQVVYQTRPDAHAVVHNHAVNCTAVSILNRPIPAIHYMIAAAGGNSIPCAPYATFGTRALSEHVAVALRDRKATLLQHHGLITCEENLEKALWLAQEVEVLAKLYLATLAIVDPVPVLSDEEIAIVLEKFKSYGLRIEA
- a CDS encoding MFS transporter, with protein sequence MNDYKMTPGELRATWGLGTVFSLRMLGMFMVLPVLTTYGMALQGASEALIGLAIGIYGLAQAIFQIPFGLLSDRVGRKPLIVGGLAVFIIGSVIAALSDSIWGIILGRALQGSGAIAAAVMALLSDLTREQNRTKAMAFIGVSFGITFAIAMVLGPIITHALGLNALFWMIAVLAATGIVITLWVVPDSKNHVLNRESGMVKGSFSKVLAEPRLLKLNVGIMCLHILLMSTFVALPGQLAAAGLSAAEHWKVYLVTMLISFASVVPFIIYAEVKRQMKRVFLGCVTLIVIAEIILWGAGSHFWELIIGVQLFFLAFNLMEALLPSLISKESPAGYKGTAMGVYSTSQFLGVAIGGSLGGWVDGMFDGQTVFLVGALLAMVWLAVASTMKEPPYVSSLRVEIPEGVEINALLQQRLEAKEGVSEVFIVPEERSVYVKIDSKVTNRYEVEQALV
- a CDS encoding DUF1120 domain-containing protein; amino-acid sequence: MKKILLASTLALCVTSAFAADPSAVLKVKGTLTNAACTPELSNGGVVDYGMIRLGELSATATNQLGQKNIDLTISCASNTKVGFQVDDDRNSSDAYLTVENAYFNGSSASLGFDTYGVGVTDGGVKIGSWAVSARTDSILADGKSVDFISSPDWSDSGAPNWTSNATKGQLSPTRAVYSVAATGTLEPVAFKSVTFPLQVSLAIQNTATLAITDDTAIDGQATITLKYL
- a CDS encoding YajQ family cyclic di-GMP-binding protein; amino-acid sequence: MPSFDIVSEVDIQEVRNGVENATREVESRFDFRGVEASFELNDANKTIKVLSESDFQVNQLLDILRAKLLKRGIEGTSLDVPDEFVHSGKNWFVEAKLKQGIESAVQKKIVKLIKDSKLKVQAQIQGEEIRVTGKSRDDLQSVMALVRGGDLGQPFQFKNFRD
- the panE gene encoding 2-dehydropantoate 2-reductase codes for the protein MKITVLGCGALGQLWLTALCKHGHEVQGWLRVPQPYCSVNLIGEDGSIFNESLTANDPDFLAQSDLLLVTLKAWQVSDAVKALAAQLPPTSPILLLHNGMGTLDELKSVPQPLLMATTTHAARRDGNIIVHVASGVTHIGPAREQDGDYSYLADILQKVLPDVAWHNNIRPQLWRKLAVNCVINPLTALWDCPNGELKNHPQEIATLCEEVASVVEREGLHTSADDLRYYVEQVIDSTKENISSMLQDVRALRHTEIDYITGYLLKRARAHGIAVPENARLYDQVKRKENEYERVSTGMPRPW
- the yajL gene encoding protein deglycase YajL translates to MSASALVCLAPGSEEMEAVTTIDLLVRGGITVTTASVASDGNLAVTCSRGVKILADAPLVQVADGDYDIIVLPGGLKGAECFRDSPLLVETVRQFHLSGRIVATLCAAAGTVLVPHDIFPIGNMTGFPALKETIPEDQWVDKRVVWDPRVNLLTSQGPGTAIDFGLKIIDLLVGREKAYEVASSLVMAAGIYNYYEE
- the thiI gene encoding tRNA uracil 4-sulfurtransferase ThiI, with the protein product MKFIIKLFPEITIKSQSVRLRFIKILTGNIRNVLKHYDETLAVVRHWDHVEVRAKDENKRLDIRDALTRIPGIHHILEVEDVPFTDMHDIFEKALVQYRDQIEGKTFCVRVKRRGKHEFSSIEVERYVGGGLNQHVETARVRLTNPDVTVNLEIENDRLLLVKGRYEGIGGFPIGTQEDVLSLISGGFDSGVSSYMLMRRGCRVHYCFFNLGGAAHEIGVRQVAHYLWNRFGSSHRVRFVAINFEPVVGEILEKVDDGQMGVVLKRMMVRAASKVAERYGVQALVTGEALGQVSSQTLTNLRLIDNVSDTLILRPLISHDKEHIIDLARKIGTEDFARTMPEYCGVISKSPTIKAVKAKIEAEEENFDFSILEKVVAEASNIDIREIAQQTEQEVVEVETVSGFGANDTILDIRSVDEQDDKPLQVEGVEVVSLPFYKLSTQFGDLDQSKTYLLWCERGVMSRLQALYLREQGFANVKVYRP
- the xseB gene encoding exodeoxyribonuclease VII small subunit, which encodes MPKKNDAPASFETALSELEQIVTRLESGDLPLEDALNEFERGVQLARQGQVKLQQAEQRVQILLSDSEDAKTTPFTPDAE